One part of the Carassius gibelio isolate Cgi1373 ecotype wild population from Czech Republic chromosome B6, carGib1.2-hapl.c, whole genome shotgun sequence genome encodes these proteins:
- the lepr gene encoding leptin receptor isoform X2: MSSLSRRSLFIMLALLVNFITISQGLAALSPSDGRGGVYEDLKWKALLCCDLPFAQTLDDGLSDHSPVGQCQLQNDTKPEFSRNCLDILCWLEGERTNLICNAKSHRAAATASPLTVRPQLVVQMNVLSDEANHAAQCAGEDTAMCSISLHGNDATASLNISISLNGSTAVSPKMQVSTHHLRRPEPPVNLHYDVTTEGKVIFRWSDAQPNSDAINYEIRYTSNSSLQQWEVVKVKGRSWVSLNELSSGIRYMVQVRCQSHINYWSEWSQPFSLTLDVSYIPAEIFTTPGSKVTVYAVFHNRSWSASKAVWMLNGQVKIPESQYRVINDQVSAVTVTVDEPGFDTLMCCHQWGERFKCIIAYAKIYTEGMFNADLTCQSKNSEVDTMSCKWNKITWAQVRLLYRQYTSMCETIPEMEGSKEDEENMKCPSGAGDPRECTLRNLSLYSCYKIWLEVEGGHGKVRSFPVYVAPIDYVKPDPPSDLEATTLPNKTLSVSWRRPNLPVYDMQYELRFVALRDMPNTQWKVIGPLLEPQAEVQLAESCVQFKVEVRCRRLNGSGYWSDWSMGYTSAVYNRKAPEMGPDFWRVIQEDPVRNVTNVTLIIKPVLAGDPYSCVEGLVIEHQASGRAVWSNETTLAQFHSFQWRKEAHTVTIMSRNALGISTRNRNMTLLHQPKRRCIRSFSAVANSSCVYLSWSLLSDHPVPQSFVIEWLDLKKDPEQDVSLTERLQWVRVQSASRDLSLCRRFYGSEEFTLYPVFVDGEGESVRYTATRGDPAAYILLLIIAFLSVVLFVTLLMSQNQMRKLMWKDVPNPNKCSWAKGMDFRQIDTIENLFPHPEGLTACPLLLVSESICEVEIIEKTHPVTLEHEKDNEVPILKSGDKTATDSALLADSSEPLSLEASTAAATPDTSGQSSVTYSTILLTHQPSLLREQQESLSSSSDEGNFSANNSDISGSFPGGLWDLESHACSESTNPRHSSSYNSVEEFSETSDQDYEAPESTGVAKDLYYLEVNEEQEEEDEEEIAETQTEQENNEMKVDARPLLEGKKSTAIDSNASQSIPLYLPQFRTECINPP; encoded by the exons ATGTCCTCTCTTTCCCGCAGGTCTCTGTTTATCATGCTTGCTCTTCTTGTGAATTTCATTACCATTTCACAAG GTCTTGCTGCTTTAAGTCCTTCTGATGGCAGGGGAGGGGTTTATGAAGACCTGAAGTGGAAGGCTCTGTTGTGTTGCGATCTGCCCTTTGCTCAGACACTTGACGATGGTCTTTCAGATCACTCACCTGTAGGACAGTGCCAGCTGCAAAATGATACAAAACCAGAATTCTCAA GAAACTGTTTGGACATCCTGTGCTGGCTTGAAGGTGAACGGACAAATTTAATTTGTAATGCAAAGAGCCACAGAGCAGCAGCCACTGCGAGCCCGCTCACTGTTAGACCTCAATTAGT tgtacagATGAATGTACTTTCAGATGAAGCAAACCATGCTGCTCAGTGTGCCGGGGAAGATACTGCCATGTGCTCCATTTCTCTTCATGGCAATGATGCAACTGCCTCATTGAACATCAGTATATCTTTAAATGGGAGTACTGCAGTGTCACCCAAGATGCAAGTCAGCACGCATCATCTGC GAAGACCAGAGCCACCTGTTAATCTGCATTATGATGTGACTACTGAAGGCAAAGTAATATTCAGATGGAGTGATGCACAACCTAACAGTGATGCCATAAACTATGAGATCCGATACACATCCAATTCCTCGCTTCAGCAGTGGGAG GTGGTGAAGGTCAAAGGTCGTTCCTGGGTCTCTCTGAATGAGCTCAGTTCTGGGATTAGATACATGGTCCAAGTGCGCTGCCAAAGCCACATCAACTACTGGAGTGAATGGAGCCAACCCTTTAGTCTCACACTGGATG TCAGTTACATCCCTGCTGAAATCTTCACGACACCAGGGTCAAAGGTCACGGTTTACGCCGTCTTCCACAACCGCAGCTGGAGTGCTAGTAAAGCTGTGTGGATGCTTAACGGGCAGGTGAAGATTCCAGAAAGCCAGTACAGGGTAATCAACGATCAGGTTAGCGCTGTCACTGTGACGGTTGATGAACCAGGGTTTGATACTCTGATGTGCTGCCACCAGTGGGGAGAGAGGTTCAAGTGCATCATCGCCTATGCCAAAATATACACAGAGG GGATGTTTAATGCAGATTTGACCTGCCAGAGCAAGAATTCAGAGGTGGACACCATGAGCTGTAAGTGGAATAAGATCACATGGGCACAAGTCAGACTACTTTACAG ACAATATACATCAATGTGTGAGACCATACCAGAGATGGAGGGCAGCAAAGAAGATGAAGAAAACATGAAGTGTCCATCTGGAGCAGGAGACCCCAGGGAGTGCACTTTAAGAAACCTTAGTCTGTACTCCTGCTACAAAATCTGGTTGGAAGTGGAAGGAGGACATGGAAAAGTGAGGTCATTTCCAGTCTACGTTGCACCCATTGACTATG TGAAACCAGATCCTCCCTCAGATCTGGAAGCAACCACTTTGCCAAATAAAACCTTGAGTGTAAGCTGGAGACGCCCCAATTTGCCAGTATACGACATGCAGTACGAGCTGCGCTTCGTGGCTTTGCGTGACATGCCAAATACACAGTGGAAG GTAATCGGTCCTCTTCTGGAACCACAGGCAGAGGTTCAGCTTGCAGAGTCCTGTGTTCAGTTCAAAGTAGAAGTTCGCTGTAGAAGACTGAATGGCTCTGGATACTGGAGTGACTGGAGTATGGGTTACACTTCAGCTGTTTACAACAGGAAAG CACCAGAGATGGGACCAGACTTCTGGCGTGTTATACAAGAGGATCCTGTTAGAAATGTGACAAACGTCACTCTTATTATTAAG CCTGTCCTAGCAGGAGATCCATATAGTTGTGTGGAGGGTCTGGTGATTGAACACCAGGCCTCGGGGAGAGCCGTGTGGTCAAATGAAACCACATTGGCTCAGTTTCACTCATTCCAGTGGAGGAAGGAAGCGCACACAGTCACCATAATGTCTCGCAATGCTTTGGGCATCTCGACACGGAATCGAAACATGACGTTGTTGCATCAACCCAAAC GACGATGCATACGTTCATTCAGCGCAGTTGCAAATTCTAGCTGTGTGTATCTTTCCTGGAGCCTGTTATCTGATCATCCAGTGCCTCAGTCATTTGTCATCGAATGGCTAGACCTGAAAAAAGACCCTGAACAGGACGTGTCTTTGACTGAGAGGCTGCAGTGGGTCAGAGTTCAGTCCGCATCAAGAGATCTCTCCCTTTGCC gtCGTTTTTATGGCTCAGAAGAGTTCACCTTGTATCCGGTGTTTGTGGATGGTGAAGGGGAGTCGGTGCGATACACTG CTACTAGGGGCGACCCTGCAGCATACATACTCCTACTGATCATTGCGTTCCTGTCAGTGGTGCTGTTTGTCACTCTTCTGATGTCACAAAACCA GATGAGAAAACTCATGTGGAAGGATGTTCCAAACCCCAACAAATGCTCCTGGGCCAAAGGAATGGACTTCAGGCAG ATTGACACCATAGAGAACCTGTTCCCTCACCCAGAGGGTCTCACTGCCTGTCCACTGCTGCTGGTCTCTGAGAGCATCTGTGAGGTGGAAATCATTGAGAAAACTCATCCTGTTACGCTTGAACATGAAAAAGACAATGAAGTACCCATTCTTAAATCTGGAGACAAAACAGCTACAGATTCTGCCCTTCTAGCAGACTCCTCCGAACCTCTGTCTCTGGAGGCTTCCACTGCTGCTGCTACTCCAGACACATCAGGCCAGTCCTCGGTGACGTACTCGACCATTCTCCTCACCCATCAGCCCAGTCTCCTTCGAGAGCAGCAGGAGAGTCTGAGCAGCTCCAGTGATGAAGGCAACTTCTCTGCCAACAACTCAGACATTTCTGGCTCTTTCCCTGGGGGACTCTGGGACCTGGAGAGCCATGCGTGCTCTGAAAGCACCAATCCCCGCCATTCCAGCTCCTATAACTCTGTGGAAGAGTTCTCGGAAACATCAGATCAAGATTATGAAGCACCAGAAAGCACAGGTGTAGCCAAAGACCTCTACTACCTCGAGGTGAACGAAGAACAGGAGGAAGAAGATGAAGAGGAGATTGCGGAAACACAGACTGAACAGGAAAATAATGAGATGAAGGTGGATGCCAGGCCTCTTCTAGAAGGCAAAAAATCCACAGCCATTGATTCCAATGCATCTCAAAGCATTCCTCTTTATCTGCCTCAGTTTCGGACTGAATGCATTAATCCTCCCTGA